A stretch of the Kroppenstedtia eburnea genome encodes the following:
- a CDS encoding aldehyde dehydrogenase, whose product MVDATSLLQNQRAFFRSGKTQEIDDRRESLKKLREAIQSREADIMEALKQDLNKSEQEAFVTEVGYMVQEISFVTKNMKFWARPQKVKTALTHVGSSGYIYPEPYGVSLIIAPWNYPFMLALSPLIGAVAAGNCVVLKPSELTPHVSALLADLIADTFDPGHVTVVEGGADTSTELLKQPFDKIFFTGSPGVGRIVMEAAAKHLTPVTLELGGKSPAIVDQDADLSLAAKRIAWGKWLNAGQTCVAPDYLWVHEEIKEELIQQLREAIRRFYGENPLQNPDYTRIVNERHFNRLTAYLREGNSIFGGETDPEQLKIAPTLLEGVTWGQSVMEDEIFGPILPVLTFRDLSHVVEQVTARPKPLALYYFSNNRGKQEKILHSISFGGGCINDTIMHLATPYLPFGGVGNSGLGNYHGKHSFDCFSHQKSVLKQTNKFDLPFRYPSSKNGLRVLRKIMK is encoded by the coding sequence ATGGTGGATGCAACCTCCCTTCTTCAGAACCAGAGAGCCTTTTTCCGCAGCGGGAAAACACAGGAGATCGATGACCGCCGGGAAAGCCTGAAAAAGTTGCGGGAAGCGATTCAGTCCCGGGAAGCGGACATCATGGAGGCACTGAAACAGGATCTTAACAAATCGGAACAGGAAGCCTTTGTCACTGAAGTCGGGTATATGGTTCAGGAAATCAGCTTCGTCACCAAAAACATGAAGTTCTGGGCCCGGCCGCAAAAAGTGAAAACCGCCCTCACCCATGTGGGCTCCAGCGGTTACATCTATCCGGAACCCTATGGTGTCTCCCTGATCATCGCACCCTGGAACTATCCGTTCATGCTGGCGCTCTCCCCTTTGATCGGAGCGGTCGCCGCAGGCAACTGTGTGGTTCTCAAACCATCGGAGCTGACGCCCCATGTCTCCGCCCTGTTGGCGGATCTGATCGCCGACACCTTTGATCCCGGTCATGTGACCGTGGTGGAGGGCGGTGCCGATACCAGCACTGAATTGTTGAAGCAACCCTTTGACAAGATCTTTTTCACCGGGAGCCCCGGAGTGGGCCGGATCGTGATGGAGGCGGCAGCCAAACACTTGACCCCGGTCACCCTGGAGCTGGGCGGCAAGAGCCCGGCGATTGTGGATCAGGATGCCGACCTTTCCCTGGCGGCCAAGCGGATCGCCTGGGGCAAGTGGTTAAATGCGGGCCAGACCTGTGTCGCCCCGGATTACCTCTGGGTCCATGAGGAAATAAAAGAAGAGCTGATCCAGCAGCTGAGGGAGGCGATCCGGCGGTTTTACGGGGAGAACCCCCTGCAAAACCCCGATTACACCCGGATTGTGAATGAGAGGCACTTTAACCGTCTCACCGCCTATCTTCGGGAAGGGAATTCCATCTTCGGCGGGGAGACGGATCCGGAACAGCTGAAGATCGCTCCCACCTTGCTGGAGGGCGTGACATGGGGGCAATCGGTGATGGAGGATGAAATTTTCGGACCGATCCTGCCGGTGTTGACCTTCAGGGATCTCTCCCACGTGGTGGAGCAGGTGACGGCGCGGCCCAAACCGCTGGCCCTCTACTATTTTTCCAACAACAGAGGAAAACAGGAGAAGATTTTGCACTCCATCTCCTTCGGTGGCGGATGTATCAATGACACCATCATGCACCTGGCCACCCCCTACCTCCCCTTTGGCGGCGTGGGCAACAGCGGGCTCGGAAACTATCACGGCAAGCACAGTTTCGACTGTTTCTCCCACCAGAAGAGCGTCCTGAAACAGACCAACAAGTTTGACCTGCCCTTCCGCTATCCCTCCAGCAAAAACGGACTGAGGGTTCTCAGAAAGATCATGAAATAA
- the rbsB gene encoding ribose ABC transporter substrate-binding protein RbsB, which produces MKKIWTLLLAAALVVGVLAGCSSESTLEKEEKAPAGDKVKIGLSVSTLNNPFFVSLKEGAEETAKKAGAELIVADAQDDNAKQLNDVEDLIQKNVDILLINPTDSKAVSTAVESANKADIPVITVDRESEGGKVLAHIASDNVAGGKMAGEFILEQLKNKGNIVELEGIPGTSAARDRGKGFHQAVDNKDGVKVVASQPANFNRDKGLTVMENILQSNKEIDAVFAHNDEMALGALQAIQAAKKEIVVVGFDATDDAVKSVKKGDLGATIAQKPEEIGKTGIKVAIQAAKGEKVDKFHPVELELIKK; this is translated from the coding sequence GTGAAAAAGATCTGGACCCTGTTGTTGGCTGCGGCGCTGGTCGTCGGCGTGCTGGCCGGCTGCTCCAGCGAATCCACTCTGGAAAAAGAGGAGAAGGCACCGGCAGGTGACAAGGTGAAGATCGGCCTGTCCGTCTCCACTCTGAACAACCCCTTTTTCGTCTCCTTGAAGGAAGGGGCGGAGGAAACCGCCAAAAAGGCGGGTGCCGAGCTGATCGTGGCCGATGCCCAGGATGATAACGCCAAGCAGTTGAACGATGTGGAAGACCTGATCCAGAAAAATGTGGATATCCTGCTGATCAACCCGACGGACAGCAAAGCCGTCTCCACCGCCGTCGAATCCGCCAACAAAGCGGACATCCCCGTCATCACCGTCGACCGGGAGTCCGAAGGCGGCAAAGTGCTCGCCCATATCGCTTCGGACAACGTGGCCGGCGGGAAGATGGCCGGGGAGTTCATCCTGGAACAGCTGAAAAACAAAGGCAACATCGTCGAACTGGAAGGGATTCCGGGAACCTCCGCCGCACGTGACCGGGGCAAGGGCTTCCACCAGGCCGTTGATAACAAGGACGGTGTGAAAGTGGTCGCCTCCCAACCGGCCAACTTCAACCGGGACAAAGGGCTGACTGTGATGGAGAACATCCTCCAGAGCAATAAGGAGATCGATGCCGTCTTCGCCCATAACGACGAAATGGCCCTGGGCGCTCTGCAAGCGATCCAAGCCGCCAAAAAAGAGATTGTGGTTGTCGGATTTGACGCCACCGACGATGCGGTTAAATCGGTCAAAAAAGGTGATCTTGGGGCCACCATCGCCCAAAAACCGGAAGAAATCGGGAAAACCGGAATCAAAGTGGCCATCCAAGCCGCCAAAGGCGAAAAGGTGGACAAGTTCCACCCCGTGGAGCTGGAACTGATCAAGAAATGA
- a CDS encoding sugar ABC transporter ATP-binding protein: protein MTKPLLEMTQIQKSFSGVQVLTDAGFSLDRGEVHALMGENGAGKSTLMKILGGIYRKDGGRVMVSGVERDISNPREATGLGIAMIHQELNLIPHLSVMENLFLGREFVFGRTGWIRWNRMKAEAKKWLEQLEMDLDPSVQTGDLSVGQQQMVEIAKALSLEAKILVLDEPTAALTNREIESLFNVIRSLKKQGVGMIYISHRMEEIFEICDRITVMRDGETVGTRISSETDMNELVRMMVGREIKNRYPRNPVPPGEERLSVEGLTRKGEVKDVTFSIRQGEIVGLAGLMGAGRTETADLLFGIRKPDGGTIRIDGQEVRIRRPEDAIRHGIAYVTEDRKQEGLVLPLSVRENLSLPNLPSLSSWGVIHRQKEARLTEETVKTLSVKTSGPEQEIRTLSGGNQQKVVIGKWLATSPRVLILDEPTRGVDIGAKEEIYRLMDRLAREGLAILLISSDLPEVLGMSDRVLVMHEGRVTGRFEKGEATQENVMRAASGGEV, encoded by the coding sequence ATGACCAAACCGCTCCTGGAAATGACCCAAATCCAAAAGTCCTTCTCCGGTGTCCAAGTCCTGACTGACGCGGGCTTCTCCCTGGATCGGGGGGAAGTGCACGCCCTGATGGGGGAAAACGGAGCTGGCAAGTCCACCCTGATGAAAATCCTGGGCGGCATCTATCGGAAAGACGGGGGCAGGGTGATGGTCTCCGGGGTGGAACGGGACATTTCCAATCCCCGGGAGGCGACTGGATTGGGAATCGCCATGATCCATCAGGAGCTCAACCTGATTCCCCATCTCTCCGTGATGGAAAACCTCTTTCTCGGCCGGGAGTTTGTCTTTGGGCGAACCGGCTGGATCCGCTGGAACCGGATGAAGGCGGAGGCGAAAAAGTGGCTGGAACAGTTGGAGATGGATCTCGATCCTTCAGTGCAAACAGGGGATCTCTCCGTCGGTCAGCAACAGATGGTGGAGATCGCCAAGGCGCTGTCCCTGGAGGCCAAGATCCTGGTGCTGGATGAGCCGACGGCGGCGCTGACCAACCGCGAGATCGAGTCCCTGTTCAACGTGATCCGTTCTTTGAAAAAACAGGGGGTGGGAATGATCTACATCTCCCACCGGATGGAAGAAATTTTTGAAATCTGTGACCGAATCACAGTGATGCGGGACGGGGAAACGGTGGGAACCCGGATCAGCAGTGAGACGGACATGAATGAGCTGGTCCGGATGATGGTGGGGCGGGAGATCAAGAACCGTTATCCCCGCAATCCCGTGCCGCCCGGAGAAGAACGACTCTCTGTTGAGGGATTGACCCGGAAGGGGGAGGTGAAGGACGTCACCTTCTCCATCCGCCAGGGTGAGATCGTCGGACTGGCCGGGCTGATGGGGGCGGGTCGGACGGAAACGGCGGACCTTCTCTTCGGTATCAGAAAGCCTGACGGTGGAACCATCCGCATCGACGGGCAGGAGGTTCGGATCCGGCGTCCGGAAGACGCGATCCGACACGGGATCGCCTATGTCACAGAAGATCGCAAGCAGGAGGGGTTGGTACTTCCCCTTTCCGTCAGGGAAAACCTGTCCCTGCCCAACCTCCCTTCCCTCTCCTCCTGGGGGGTGATTCACCGGCAGAAAGAGGCGCGCCTGACTGAAGAGACAGTGAAAACCCTGTCGGTCAAGACATCCGGTCCGGAGCAGGAGATCCGAACCTTGAGCGGGGGGAATCAGCAGAAGGTGGTCATCGGCAAATGGTTGGCCACTTCCCCCCGGGTGCTGATTCTGGATGAACCCACCCGGGGCGTGGACATCGGGGCCAAGGAAGAGATCTACCGCCTGATGGACCGATTGGCCCGGGAAGGGTTGGCGATCCTGCTCATTTCCTCGGATTTGCCGGAAGTACTGGGGATGAGTGACCGGGTGCTGGTGATGCACGAAGGGCGGGTCACCGGCCGATTTGAAAAAGGTGAGGCGACACAGGAGAATGTGATGAGAGCCGCCTCGGGAGGTGAAGTGTGA
- the rbsD gene encoding D-ribose pyranase: protein MKKTMLLNSHLSRVISELGHTDHIVIADAGLPIPSETERIDLALRPGTPGFGETLEVILSEMMVEKAILAKETAEVSPSLHQELMRKLPEVSWETISHEELKALTGKAKAVVRTGECTPYANVILQAGVPF from the coding sequence ATGAAGAAGACGATGTTGTTAAACAGTCATCTTTCCAGGGTGATCAGTGAGTTGGGTCACACCGACCACATTGTGATTGCGGATGCCGGTCTTCCGATCCCGTCGGAGACGGAGCGGATCGATCTGGCACTGCGTCCCGGCACCCCGGGGTTTGGGGAGACGCTGGAGGTCATCTTGTCGGAGATGATGGTGGAAAAAGCGATTCTGGCCAAGGAGACGGCAGAGGTGAGTCCCTCTCTGCATCAGGAGCTGATGCGGAAACTTCCGGAGGTGTCATGGGAGACGATCTCCCATGAGGAACTGAAAGCCCTGACCGGGAAAGCCAAAGCAGTGGTCCGCACCGGGGAGTGCACCCCCTATGCCAATGTGATCCTGCAAGCAGGTGTCCCTTTCTGA
- the rbsK gene encoding ribokinase yields MKERPARVAVIGSLNMDVVVQTSRPPQMGETVLGEAVHFIPGGKGANQAVAAARLGAHTEMIGSVGCDPFGQSLLESLQKSGVETTAVKTVSTAPTGVASIQLSGGDNSIIVVPGANSHCLPEDVEAGRERIAGVDVVLLQLEIPLETVMAAARTAKELGKKVVLNPAPARELPGELYRLADVITPNRSELELLSGHPAQEEELAEAMQVLLDKGVGCVVTTLGEEGAAILSAEGFRRVAVHPVDVVDTTGAGDAFNAGLACALSEGLELAEAVDYAGRVAALAVTRLGAQEGMPTRREVEDFHGTERKDDK; encoded by the coding sequence TTGAAAGAGAGACCGGCCCGTGTGGCGGTGATTGGCAGTCTGAATATGGACGTGGTGGTTCAGACCTCGCGACCGCCGCAGATGGGAGAGACTGTGCTGGGGGAGGCGGTCCACTTCATCCCCGGAGGCAAAGGGGCCAATCAGGCGGTGGCGGCGGCCCGGTTGGGAGCCCATACGGAGATGATCGGCTCGGTGGGATGTGATCCCTTTGGACAGTCCCTGCTGGAATCTTTGCAGAAGAGCGGGGTGGAGACGACGGCGGTGAAAACCGTCTCCACCGCTCCCACCGGTGTGGCTTCCATTCAGCTCTCCGGAGGGGACAACAGCATCATCGTGGTTCCGGGTGCCAACAGCCATTGCCTCCCCGAGGATGTGGAGGCCGGCAGGGAGCGGATCGCCGGAGTGGATGTGGTTCTGTTGCAGTTGGAGATTCCTCTGGAGACGGTGATGGCGGCGGCCCGGACGGCCAAGGAACTGGGAAAAAAGGTGGTGCTGAATCCCGCTCCCGCCCGGGAGCTGCCCGGGGAGTTATATCGGCTGGCGGATGTGATCACCCCCAACCGCTCTGAACTGGAGCTCCTTTCCGGTCATCCGGCGCAGGAAGAGGAGTTGGCTGAAGCCATGCAGGTGTTGCTGGACAAGGGGGTCGGCTGTGTGGTGACCACTCTCGGAGAGGAGGGGGCTGCGATCCTGTCTGCAGAAGGGTTCCGGCGGGTGGCGGTTCATCCCGTGGATGTGGTGGATACCACCGGTGCGGGGGATGCCTTTAACGCGGGGCTCGCCTGCGCTCTTTCCGAAGGGTTGGAGCTTGCAGAAGCCGTCGACTACGCGGGCCGGGTGGCCGCTCTTGCCGTCACCCGGCTGGGGGCCCAGGAAGGCATGCCGACCCGGCGGGAAGTGGAAGATTTTCATGGAACGGAAAGGAAGGACGACAAATGA
- a CDS encoding ABC transporter permease: MQTQLKSSGIRVSWVQKVGPLLGLGVIVVALSLISRDFLSITNIFNVLRQISINALLAFGMTFVILTGGIDLSVGSILALSGALSAGMLASGMDPFLAILTGLAAGALMGAVNGALVTKGRVAPFIATLATMTVFRGLTLVYTEGRPIAYESDLFSMLGKGYFLEIPIPVIWMLISFLILYFVLKNTTFGRHVYAIGGNEEAAVLSGIRTHRVKVWVYAISGLFASLAGIILTARLNSAQPTAGTSYELDAIAAVVIGGTSLSGGRGWIVGTLIGAMIIGVLDNGLNLLNVSSFYQQVVKGGVILLAVLLDRSKKS, encoded by the coding sequence ATGCAAACCCAACTGAAAAGTTCCGGGATTCGGGTGAGTTGGGTGCAAAAAGTCGGTCCCCTCCTGGGTCTGGGGGTGATCGTGGTTGCGCTGTCGCTCATCAGTCGGGACTTTCTGAGCATAACCAATATTTTCAATGTGCTCAGGCAGATCTCCATCAATGCCTTACTGGCCTTCGGGATGACCTTCGTCATCCTGACCGGGGGGATCGACCTCTCCGTCGGTTCCATTCTGGCTTTGTCCGGAGCCCTCAGCGCAGGGATGTTGGCTTCGGGGATGGATCCTTTCCTGGCCATCTTGACCGGGTTGGCAGCAGGCGCTCTGATGGGAGCGGTCAACGGAGCGTTGGTGACCAAAGGGCGGGTGGCGCCTTTTATCGCCACCCTGGCGACGATGACCGTCTTCCGGGGGCTGACCCTGGTCTACACCGAAGGCCGCCCGATCGCTTATGAGAGTGACCTCTTTTCCATGCTGGGCAAGGGATATTTCCTGGAGATTCCGATCCCGGTCATCTGGATGCTGATCTCCTTCCTCATCCTGTACTTTGTTCTGAAAAACACCACCTTCGGCCGCCATGTCTATGCGATTGGCGGCAATGAGGAAGCGGCGGTGCTCTCCGGCATCCGCACCCACCGGGTGAAGGTGTGGGTCTACGCCATCAGCGGTCTGTTCGCTTCCTTGGCGGGCATCATCCTGACCGCCCGCCTCAACTCCGCCCAGCCGACAGCAGGGACCAGCTATGAGCTGGATGCCATCGCCGCTGTGGTCATCGGGGGGACCAGCCTGTCCGGAGGCAGGGGCTGGATCGTCGGCACCCTGATCGGTGCCATGATCATCGGGGTGTTGGACAACGGGCTCAATCTGCTCAATGTCTCTTCCTTCTACCAACAGGTGGTGAAGGGCGGGGTGATCCTGCTGGCGGTACTGTTGGACCGATCCAAGAAATCCTGA
- a CDS encoding LacI family DNA-binding transcriptional regulator — MTTIRDVAREAGVSVATVSRVLNGKGYVNLETEARVREVIRELDYRPNSVARSLTSRKTGTIAVILPDIMNPFFSELARAVEDTARSRGFTVIICNSDDLDVREKSYIKVLHQKYIDGIIFASSTLGEEDLEYMIRHHIPLVVLDRAPGQGGCSVIRSKNAEGAKLAVQHLLDSGCRKIAHIAGPQELITARERLKGYREMVEGRPWFEESLIVPGHFSIAGGKGAVQALLEFHPDLDGIFAGNDLMAVGALKALHRMGVKVPEEVSLCGFDGVGAAEWTEPELTTIAQPIYEIGARAALHLIDRVQEKTDELVDLELDIHLIQRHSTRRRRN; from the coding sequence ATGACAACGATACGAGATGTGGCCAGGGAGGCAGGGGTTTCCGTGGCGACGGTATCCCGGGTTTTGAACGGAAAAGGGTATGTGAACCTGGAGACCGAGGCTCGGGTGCGGGAGGTGATCCGGGAGTTGGACTACCGGCCCAACTCAGTGGCCCGCAGTCTGACCAGTCGCAAAACAGGAACGATCGCTGTGATCCTGCCGGATATTATGAACCCCTTTTTTTCCGAACTGGCCCGGGCGGTGGAAGATACGGCGAGATCCCGGGGATTCACGGTGATTATCTGTAATTCCGATGACTTGGATGTCCGGGAGAAGTCTTATATCAAAGTACTCCACCAGAAATATATCGACGGAATCATTTTCGCTTCCAGCACCCTGGGGGAAGAAGATCTGGAGTACATGATCCGGCACCACATTCCGTTGGTGGTGTTGGACCGGGCTCCGGGTCAGGGCGGATGTTCCGTGATCCGTTCCAAAAATGCCGAGGGAGCGAAGCTGGCCGTTCAGCATCTGTTGGATTCGGGATGCCGCAAAATTGCCCATATCGCCGGCCCGCAGGAATTGATCACGGCCCGGGAGCGGCTGAAAGGATACCGGGAGATGGTGGAAGGACGCCCTTGGTTTGAAGAATCCCTGATTGTGCCGGGCCATTTCTCCATTGCCGGGGGCAAGGGGGCCGTTCAGGCGCTGCTGGAGTTTCATCCTGATCTGGACGGAATTTTCGCCGGCAATGACCTGATGGCGGTGGGTGCGCTCAAAGCGTTGCATCGGATGGGAGTGAAGGTGCCGGAGGAGGTGTCCCTGTGCGGTTTCGACGGGGTGGGGGCCGCCGAGTGGACCGAACCGGAGTTGACCACGATTGCCCAGCCGATCTATGAGATCGGAGCCCGGGCCGCCCTGCACCTGATCGACCGGGTTCAGGAGAAAACGGATGAGCTGGTGGACCTGGAGCTGGATATTCATCTGATTCAGCGGCATTCGACGAGGAGGCGAAGGAATTGA
- a CDS encoding NAD(P)H-dependent flavin oxidoreductase produces MWGENRLTRMLGIRYPVIQAGMAGGAAMPELVAAVSEAGGLGTLGAGYLSPEGIREAIREIRSRTDRPFAVNLLVTQEPSPSAEELQRGRELLAPVQREMGLEPGEPARYAPSFAAQMEVLVEEKIPVFSFTFAIPEQKWLNRLKEEGTILIGTATTVREGKLLEAAGVDLVTAQGAEAGGHRGTFAGTYEQGMVGTMALVPQLVDGIGLPVIAAGGIMDGRGLAAALALGAEGVQMGTAFLTCTESGAHEVHQAQILEGTEDSTVVTRAFSGKPARGIRNRFIDQLAGREEEIPPYPVQNALTREIRQAAARRKDPERMSLWAGQGLRLSRRQGAGELVHQVVTEAEAVWKRFGDQKG; encoded by the coding sequence ATGTGGGGTGAAAACCGGCTTACCCGGATGTTGGGCATCCGTTATCCCGTGATCCAGGCCGGGATGGCAGGAGGGGCCGCCATGCCGGAGCTGGTGGCTGCCGTCTCCGAAGCGGGGGGATTGGGAACCCTTGGCGCCGGTTATTTATCACCGGAGGGGATCCGGGAAGCGATCCGGGAGATCCGGAGTCGGACCGATCGGCCTTTTGCCGTCAACCTGTTGGTCACTCAGGAGCCCTCCCCCTCAGCTGAGGAATTGCAACGGGGGAGGGAACTGCTGGCACCGGTACAGCGGGAGATGGGGCTGGAACCCGGGGAGCCGGCCCGGTATGCTCCATCCTTTGCAGCGCAGATGGAGGTACTGGTGGAGGAGAAGATCCCTGTCTTCAGCTTCACCTTTGCCATCCCGGAACAAAAGTGGCTGAATCGGCTGAAGGAGGAGGGCACGATCCTGATCGGGACAGCGACCACGGTGCGGGAGGGGAAACTCCTGGAAGCGGCGGGGGTGGATCTGGTGACGGCCCAAGGGGCGGAAGCCGGCGGTCACCGGGGCACATTTGCCGGGACCTATGAACAGGGAATGGTCGGTACCATGGCGCTGGTTCCCCAGTTGGTGGACGGGATCGGGCTGCCGGTCATTGCCGCCGGCGGGATCATGGACGGCCGCGGATTGGCGGCGGCTTTGGCCTTGGGGGCCGAAGGAGTGCAGATGGGGACGGCTTTTCTCACTTGTACGGAGAGCGGGGCTCATGAGGTGCATCAGGCACAAATCCTGGAAGGAACTGAGGACAGCACCGTGGTGACGCGGGCCTTTTCAGGGAAACCGGCCCGGGGGATCCGCAACCGGTTTATTGATCAGCTGGCGGGACGGGAAGAGGAGATTCCGCCGTACCCGGTGCAAAACGCCCTGACGAGGGAAATCCGCCAAGCCGCCGCCCGCAGAAAGGATCCGGAAAGGATGAGCCTCTGGGCCGGACAGGGGCTGCGTCTCTCCCGCAGGCAGGGGGCCGGGGAGCTGGTTCACCAGGTGGTGACCGAGGCGGAAGCGGTCTGGAAGAGGTTCGGAGACCAAAAGGGATAA
- a CDS encoding AbrB/MazE/SpoVT family DNA-binding domain-containing protein, whose product MLIKSAKFTSKGQITVPKEVRESLGVQEGDKVYFKELPEGGFKIEKADPFQSLLELAEHTQSYTAKEEKRVEKPSLSKQEVKDMKEQVDFWIKRLEDVSQGLEKKAKGMKAN is encoded by the coding sequence TTGCTGATCAAATCGGCCAAGTTCACGTCGAAAGGACAAATTACCGTTCCAAAAGAGGTGAGGGAGAGCCTCGGTGTTCAAGAGGGGGACAAGGTGTATTTCAAGGAATTACCTGAAGGCGGATTCAAAATTGAAAAGGCGGATCCTTTTCAATCCCTTTTGGAACTCGCCGAGCACACCCAATCTTATACAGCCAAGGAGGAAAAACGGGTGGAGAAACCCTCTCTTTCCAAACAAGAAGTAAAAGATATGAAGGAACAAGTGGATTTTTGGATCAAAAGGCTCGAAGATGTAAGTCAGGGTCTGGAGAAGAAAGCAAAAGGAATGAAGGCCAATTAA
- a CDS encoding NUDIX hydrolase — protein MEYIHFLRSKVGTVPLLLAGAAVAILDGEDRILLQRRTDTGNWGLPGGLMEPGESAEETARREVLEETGLHIGNLELITVLSGREFYTELPNGDRFYPVTVIYLSRDIRDGRLHADGTEGGDVRYFRPDHLPEPITLIFRRLLERFPHLTGR, from the coding sequence ATGGAATACATACACTTTCTCCGCTCCAAAGTGGGCACTGTTCCCCTGCTGTTGGCCGGGGCGGCGGTCGCCATCCTGGATGGAGAGGACCGGATCTTGTTGCAGCGGCGGACCGATACCGGCAACTGGGGGCTCCCCGGCGGCCTGATGGAACCCGGGGAGTCGGCGGAAGAGACGGCCCGACGGGAAGTGCTGGAGGAGACCGGCCTCCACATCGGCAACCTGGAATTGATCACTGTGCTCTCCGGCCGGGAATTCTACACCGAACTACCCAACGGTGACCGATTTTACCCCGTCACTGTCATCTACCTCTCCCGGGACATTCGCGACGGCCGATTACATGCAGACGGCACCGAAGGCGGAGACGTCCGCTACTTCCGCCCCGATCACTTGCCAGAGCCGATCACACTGATTTTCCGGCGATTGTTGGAGCGGTTTCCGCATCTGACAGGAAGGTGA
- a CDS encoding ABC transporter substrate-binding protein produces the protein MHFKKILAVTAAVFLLLTTACGQTDDAAQGENKGDGKAYSVQHAMGKTEIPGKPERVIVLTNEGIEALLAVGVKPVGAVKAFTGDPWYDHLKDQLKGVEVVGTEQEVNVEKIAALKPDLIIGNKIRQEAIYDKLNKIAPTVFAETLRGDWKENLQLYAQAVDREKEGQKVLQKFDQRVNDLKAKLGDRVDQEVSVVRFMPGITRIYYTDSFSGVIFDQLGFKRPANQEKLFKGDGKLGKLAVEVDKELIPEMDGDILFYFTYAPEGDNEVKQLEKEWTHDPMWKNLSAVKKGNVHRVDDVIWNTAGGVLAAHEMLDQLEKIMVK, from the coding sequence ATGCATTTCAAGAAGATCCTCGCCGTCACAGCGGCTGTTTTTTTATTGTTGACAACGGCCTGTGGCCAGACCGATGATGCCGCCCAGGGGGAAAATAAAGGGGATGGCAAAGCTTACTCAGTTCAACATGCCATGGGAAAAACCGAGATACCCGGAAAACCGGAACGGGTGATCGTCCTGACCAATGAAGGGATCGAAGCCCTGCTGGCGGTGGGGGTCAAACCGGTCGGTGCCGTCAAGGCGTTTACAGGGGATCCTTGGTACGATCATCTGAAGGATCAGTTAAAAGGCGTGGAAGTGGTGGGAACGGAACAGGAAGTGAATGTGGAGAAGATCGCCGCCCTGAAACCGGATTTGATTATCGGCAATAAGATCCGGCAAGAAGCCATCTATGACAAGCTTAACAAGATTGCCCCCACGGTCTTTGCCGAAACCTTGCGGGGGGATTGGAAAGAGAATCTGCAGCTGTATGCTCAAGCCGTCGATCGGGAGAAGGAAGGCCAAAAAGTGTTGCAGAAATTTGATCAACGGGTGAATGATCTGAAAGCCAAACTGGGGGACCGGGTGGATCAGGAAGTGTCCGTGGTTCGTTTTATGCCAGGGATCACACGGATCTACTACACCGATTCCTTCTCCGGTGTCATTTTTGACCAATTGGGATTCAAACGCCCCGCCAATCAGGAGAAGCTGTTCAAAGGGGACGGCAAATTGGGAAAACTGGCAGTGGAAGTGGATAAAGAATTGATTCCCGAGATGGATGGGGACATTCTCTTCTATTTCACCTATGCTCCCGAGGGGGACAACGAAGTCAAACAACTGGAGAAAGAATGGACCCATGATCCGATGTGGAAAAACCTGAGCGCTGTCAAAAAAGGGAATGTCCATCGGGTGGATGATGTCATCTGGAATACCGCCGGCGGAGTGCTCGCGGCCCATGAGATGCTGGATCAATTGGAAAAGATCATGGTGAAGTGA